The Dermacentor albipictus isolate Rhodes 1998 colony chromosome 2, USDA_Dalb.pri_finalv2, whole genome shotgun sequence genome has a segment encoding these proteins:
- the LOC139056439 gene encoding uncharacterized protein, with translation MESKIDSLLALSAKLEPLESSVQLLSDKFDDFQTRLLAQEKLTKEVTKRVEQLEKGKGASEIAQLNLDIHNLERRSRRLNIEFHGIAESDDEDLMKKVNDISTTLELKPLCSSDIIAIHRLPAKPGKTRGVIVSFAKSEIRDAWLEKRKALRDANTNMFICENLTRFSRTLLASAKCWAKESGYAFVWHTNGKVLVRKQTGARAVVVSDKDDLANLK, from the coding sequence ATGGAAAGTAAGATTGACTCTCTCCTGGCCTTGTCTGCCAAGCTTGAGCCTCTCGAATCATCCGTCCAACTACTCTCTGATAAGTTTGACGACTTTCAGACACGCCTTCTTGCCCAAGAAAAGTTAACCAAGGAAGTTACGAAGCGAGTTGAACAGCTCGAGAAGGGGAAAGGGGCCAGCGAAATTGCACAGCTCAACCTGGATATACATAATCTAGAGCGGCGCAGTCGTCGTCTGAACATTGAATTTCACGGCATCGCAGAGTCTGATGACGAAGACTTGATGAAGAAGGTTAACGACATAAGTACGACACTGGAGCTTAAGCCACTGTGCTCGAGTGACATAATAGCCATTCACAGGCTTCCTGCTAAGCCGGGTAAAACACGGGGCGTAATTGTTAGCTTCGCAAAATCAGAAATTCGCGATGCTTGGCTGGAAAAAAGGAAGGCGTTACGAGACGCTAATACCAACATGTTTATCTGTGAAAATCTGACTCGTTTCTCTCGTACTCTTCTGGCAAGTGCAAAATGCTGGGCGAAGGAATCTGGCTACGCGTTCGTTTGGCACACGAATGGAAAAGTACTTGTAAGAAAACAGACCGGCGCACGTGCAGTTGTTGTCAGTGATAAGGACGATCTTGCAAACCTGAAATGA